Proteins from a genomic interval of Quercus robur chromosome 9, dhQueRobu3.1, whole genome shotgun sequence:
- the LOC126700949 gene encoding uncharacterized protein LOC126700949: MKLESGYDFISANDYPLRLYSENQLGQPPHYDPGLLVLLLPGESNGLQLEHHGKWINVNPQPDSIVVIIADHIEILTNGKYKSLLHRVVLNKKVRKISLPLFLGPSLDTTVSPMPEFVDEHHPPAYLVKTYKELLETNQYQWRNDSVQGGLPQSPTNVEARNANSSTMALSRPVRLEFPRFSGEDPASWIYKTNQYFRYYNTPVAEKLMLASFHMEGEALIWFQDSEDAGLFVDWESLIQALHIRFGATAYDDPMETLTRLRQTASVSLYKAQFEVLSNRIKGLSAAHKLSCFLSGLRDEIRLPVRMLSPRSLNEAFGLAKIQEEYNWSCKKFAKVQGDQNKPSILGVPPKTPSLLEYKPRLPIKKISPAQMEERKKKGLCYNCDEKWAPGHKCKSAMLFLLDSAELAQEDTNLGVHITDFEEKCYADQVGQEDAEITLYALSGIPTSGTMRVMGRIKHKSFVILIDSGSTHNFIDAALVSHLHLNVDASQVLEVKVANGDLIKTQGVCEEVPIRVQGNEFMVHLHVLPMGGCDLVLGTQWLGTLGVIQWDFKMLTMSFGYNHRQVLLQGLRSTRSQLQDGKTFLKQSVEKGLVLHITFQPQLLAAEGMDQLPEGVAALLDEFRSVFATPEGLPPLRDHEHQITLKEGAQAICQRPYRYPYYQKNEIEKIVRELLSAGLIRNSSSPFASPVLLVRKADGS, from the exons ATGAAGCTAGAATCAGGCTATGACTTTATTTCAGCAAATGATTATCCACTCCGTTTGTATTCTGAAAATCAACTAGGTCAGCCTCCTCATTACGACCCTGGACTCCTAGTCCTCCTCTTGCCAGGTGAAAGTAATGGTCTTCAACTAGAGCATCATGGGAAATGGATTAATGTAAATCCTCAACCTGATTCGATTGTTGTCATCATTGCTGACCATATTGAG ATTCTAACCAATGGGAAGTATAAGAGTCTCTTGCATCGAGTGGTTCTTAacaaaaaagtaaggaaaataAGCTTACCACTGTTTCTTGGACCATCATTGGACACTACAGTGAGCCCAATGCCAGAGTTTGTAGATGAGCATCACCCACCAGCATACCTTGTGAAGACCTATAAAGAGTTATTGGAAACAAATCAATATCAA TGGCGTAATGATTCTGTTCAAGGTGGATTGCCTCAATCTCCAACAAATGTGGAAGCCAGAAATGCTAATTCATCAACAATGGCTCTGTCTCGTCCTGTGAGATTGGAATTCCCAAGGTTTTCTGGAGAAGATCCTGCTAGTTGGATTTACAAAACCAACCAATACTTCAGGTATTATAATACACCTGTTGCAGAGAAGCTAATGTTAGCTTCATTCCATATGGAGGGTGAAGCCTTAATCTGGTTTCAAGATAGTGAAGATGCAGGTCTTTTTGTGGATTGGGAATCATTGATTCAAGCATTGCACATCAGGTTTGGGGCCACGGCTTATGATGATCCCATGGAAACACTTACAAGGCTGAGACAGACTGCTTCAGTGTCCTTGTATAAAGCTCAATTCGAAGTGTTGTCTAATAGGATTAAGGGTTTATCTGCTGCTCACAAGTTAAGTTGCTTTCTAAGTGGTTTAAGAGATGAAATAAGGCTGCCAGTGAGAATGTTGAGTCCTAGATCATTGAATGAGGCTTTTGGTTTGGCAAAAATTCAAGAAGAGTACAATTGGAGTTGCAAGAAGTTTGCTAAAGTTCAAGGGGATCAGAACAAGCCTTCCATTTTGGGAGTTCCTCCAAAAACTCCTTCTCTATTGGAGTATAAACCAAGGCTGCCCATCAAGAAAATTTCTCCTGCTCAaatggaagaaaggaagaagaaagggtTGTGTTACAATTGTGATGAGAAGTGGGCTCCTGGCCATAAGTGCAAGAGTGCTATGCTGTTTTTATTGGATTCTGCAGAGTTAGCTCAGGAAGACACCAACTTGGGAGTTCACATTActgattttgaagaaaaatgctatgcAGATCAGGTTGGACAGGAAGATGCTGAGATTACTCTTTATGCATTGAGTGGTATCCCTACTTCAGGCACTATGAGAGTCATGGGCAGGATCAAGCATAAGTCCTTTGTCATTCTTATTGATTCAGGGAGTACTCACAACTTCATTGATGCTGCATTGGTGTCACATCTGCACCTGAATGTTGATGCTTCTCAAGTCTTGGAGGTGAAGGTTGCCAATGGTGATTTGATTAAAACTCAAGGTGTTTGTGAGGAGGTTCCAATCCGGGTACAAGGGAATGAGTTTATGGTGCATTTGCATGTGTTGCCAATGGGAGGGTGTGATTTGGTTCTAGGGACTCAGTGGTTGGGTACTTTAGGAGTAATTCAATGGGATTTCAAGATGCTTACAATGAGCTTTGGTTATAACCATAGACAGGTACTGCTACAAGGGTTGAGGAGCACAAGGTCTCAATTGCAAGATGGGAAGACTTTCTTGAAGCAATCTGTTGAGAAAGGTTTGGTTCTTCACATTACATTCCAGCCTCAGTTATTAGCTGCAGAGGGTATGGACCAGCTGCCTGAAGGAGTGGCTGCTTTGTTAGATGAGTTCAGGTCAGTCTTTGCTACACCAGAGGGGCTGCCACCCTTAAGGGACCATGAACACCAAATTACCTTGAAGGAAGGAGCTCAAGCTATATGTCAGAGGCCTTACAGGTACCCTTACTAccagaaaaatgaaattgagaagATTGTTAGGGAATTACTATCTGCTGGTTTAATTAGAAACAGTAGCAGCCCTTTTGCTTCACCAGTCCTCTTAGTGAGGAAGGCTGATGGTTCATAG